One region of Pleuronectes platessa chromosome 18, fPlePla1.1, whole genome shotgun sequence genomic DNA includes:
- the fbxl6 gene encoding F-box/LRR-repeat protein 6 — protein sequence MDSSAAEASTPSEIKDDAAPSTSNKTARGGDGPKSKKASLKRKAGETENAKTKKPKKARVSRPAQLGYTVHQGEDMLLVIASSTSQYDGSVWRPQKKGGKKKKLAKGNHRWGESLPEEVLVNIFQMVVVQDGAVPFLCRVGRVCRLWNTAASSPVLWRKVTVGHCWIAPGKTQLPKTEKKIQETFDWLAQNRFSQLRDFSLCHWKKNNDFAVEVVSQFCPHLRSLTLSYCTGLTASAFQSLGLHSRALQSLNLQYSEVDGLLEYLENHGSQIKQIWFTHGLKNDRLLSTLTRGCCPELDLLEINTKLDSKDCELPICIQALQAACPKLKTFRMLNVRPLHKTMRNGADSTSGFPMLEELCIATTSYSYMSDKNLLDILYGSTKLRVLDLRGCSRITPSGLAALPCPELECLFWGQYFSSHTALSSQKRGLHMVTQKWSQTLKELDIANQLFVEEDLEIAMSYLAQATEADTLRSLNLSGTRITSPALRAVVGRMTSLNYLNLSSCRYLPRGVKRLYRGQEDIRQLLDKLE from the exons ATGGATTCCTCTGCAGCGGAAGCTTCGACCCCGAGTGAAATAAAAGACGACGCTGCACCAAGTACCTCAAATAAAACAGCTCGAGGGGGAGACGGACCAAAGTCGAAGAAGGCCTCGTTGAAGAGGAAAGCAGGGGAAActgaaaatgcaaaaacaaagaaGCCAAAAAAGGCACGAGTCTCCAGGCCTGCCCAGCTTGGCTACACTGTCCATCAAGGGGAAGACATGCTACTGGTCATAGCAAGTTCCACTTCTCAGTATGACGGTTCAGTCTGGAGGCCTCAAAAGAAGggaggcaaaaagaaaaagcttgCTAAAGGGAATCACAGATGGGGGGAAAGTCTACCTGAGGAGGTGCTAGTTAATATATTTCAGATGGTGGTCGTCCAAGATGGAGCTGTTCCATTTCTATGCAG GGTGGGGAGAGTCTGTCGGCTGTGGAACACCGCGGCCTCCAGCCCGGTCCTGTGGCGTAAAGTGACTGTGGGTCACTGCTGGATCGCTCCAGGGAAAACACAGCTCCCCAAAACTGAGAAGAAGATTCAGGAGACTTTTGACTGGCTGGCGCAAAACAG ATTTTCTCAGCTACGAGACTTTTCTCTGTGTCACTGGAAAAAGAACAATGACTTTGCAGTCGAG GTTGTTTCGCAGTTCTGCCCTCACCTTCGCTCCCTCACACTCTCTTACTGCACAGGCCTGACAGCGAGCGCCTTCCAAAGCCTCGGCCTGCACAGCCGGGCGCTACAGAGCTTAAATCTCCAGTATTCAGAG gTTGATGGCCTCCTGGAGTACTTGGAGAATCATGGGAGCCAGATCAAGCAGATTTGGTTCACTCATGGACTAAAGAATGACCGACTTCTGTCCACCCTCACC AGGGGGTGTTGTCCTGAATTGGATTTGCTGGAGATCAACACAAAGCTCGACAGCAAAGACTGTGAACTTCCCATTTGCATCCAGGCTCTGCAGGCGGCGTGTCCCAAACTCAAG ACCTTCCGTATGCTGAACGTCCGACCTCTGCACAAGACCATGCGTAATGGTGCTGACTCAACCTCAGGTTTCCCGATGCTGGAGGAGCTTTGCATTGCCACCACGTCTTACTCCTACATGAGCGACAAGAACCTGCTGGACATCCTCTACGGCTCCACCAAGCTGCGGGTGCTGGACTTGCGAGGCTGTTCGCGAATAACTCCATCAGGTCTCGCAGCATTACCCTGTCCTG AGCTGGAGTGTCTGTTCTGGGGACAGTATTTCAGCAGCCATACCGCGTTGTCCTCGCAGAAGAGGGGACTTCACATGGTGACACAAAAGTGGAGTCAAACTTTGAAAGAGCTCGACATTGCAAACCAGCTCTTTGTTGAGGAGGACCTGGAGATCGCGATGAGTTACCTGGCGCAGGCCACAGAGGCGGATACGCTGCGTTCACTCAACCTGAGTGGAACGAGGATCACATCCCCCGCCCTCAG GGCAGTCGTCGGCCGGATGACTTCTCTTAATTACCTCAACCTTTCCTCCTGCCGCTATCTACCAAGAGGAGTCAAGAGACTTTACCGTGGCCAAGAAGACATTCGCCAGCTGCTGGACAAGTTGGAGTAG